Proteins found in one Lachancea thermotolerans CBS 6340 chromosome C complete sequence genomic segment:
- the INP54 gene encoding phosphoinositide 5-phosphatase INP54 (similar to uniprot|Q08227 Saccharomyces cerevisiae YOL065C INP54 Phosphatidylinositol 4 5- bisphosphate 5-phosphatase with a role in secretion localizes to the endoplasmic reticulum via the C-terminal tail lacks the Sac1 domain and proline-rich region found in the other 3 INP proteins): protein METKYKLFVSTFNCGKCLHFEQTSEIDSILSHIIPKDHVHDIYALGFQELVPLWQGSFPDEVHAQLQSLSSRVLNLINSLNPRRSFRLVGLNSVGAIGLLLFADTTYEVTSILKASARCGALCSSLKGATAIKFNLSRPSSSATDSFIFIAAHFAANEGELQRQRREGDYNNIVGTLQQELGCFEGNHVLFCGDFNFRSRKWASTPADFNNLELLQAAVGVHDELSLSRKAERVFQNFEEAPITFAPTYKFKLSVPDPEYNLRRIPSWCDRILFQNYGSPVKILSYAACKREAVLQFTDHLPVVLQLEVPHLSPRSPTRSKALSSQSRSYKLMGDVADFLIGYGGWAYVFHGHWLLAVSLVLGLLVMFHLFT, encoded by the coding sequence ATGGAAACAAAAtacaagctttttgtttcgaCCTTCAATTGTGGGAAGTGCCTTCATTTTGAGCAAACGTCTGAGATTGACTCAATTTTGTCCCATATCATCCCAAAAGACCACGTTCATGATATATATGCCTTAGGATTTCAAGAGCTAGTACCTCTGTGGCAGGGGTCTTTTCCCGACGAAGTCCATGCACAACTCCAAAGCCTGTCCAGCCGCGTTTTGAATCTCATTAATAGTCTCAATCCACGCCGTAGTTTCAGACTTGTTGGCTTAAATAGCGTCGGGGCTATAGGCCTTTTGCTGTTTGCTGACACCACTTATGAAGTCACTAGCATTTTGAAGGCATCTGCGAGGTGCGGggctctttgttcaagtCTCAAAGGTGCTACTGCCATCAAGTTCAACTTGTCACGCCCGTCATCATCTGCTACTGACTCTTTTATATTTATTGCTGCTCACTTCGCTGCGAATGAAGGCGAACTCCAAAGGCAGAGAAGAGAAGGGGACTACAATAACATAGTTGGAACTCTACAACAGGAACTGggatgttttgaaggaaaTCATGTTCTATTTTGCGGCGATTTTAACTTCCGGTCCCGGAAGTGGGCCAGTACACCTGCGGACTTTAACAACTTGGAGCTTTTGCAGGCAGCGGTTGGTGTTCATGATGAACTGAGTCTTAGCAGGAAAGCGGAAAgagtctttcaaaatttcgaagaagcCCCCATTACATTTGCGCCCACTTACAAGTTCAAACTATCAGTTCCCGACCCAGAGTATAATCTTCGAAGAATTCCTTCCTGGTGTGATAGaattctttttcaaaattatgGTTCACCGGTCAAAATACTAAGCTACGCCGCTTGCAAGAGGGAAGCCGTGCTACAGTTCACCGATCACTTGCCAGTAGTTTTACAACTTGAAGTTCCGCACCTGTCTCCTCGTTCTCCAACACGGTCTAAGGCTCTATCTAGTCAAAGCCGGAGCTACAAACTTATGGGTGATGTCGCAGATTTTCTCATCGGCTATGGAGGATGGGCTTATGTCTTTCATGGACACTGGCTGTTGGCTGTGAGTTTGGTGCTCGGATTATTGGTGATGTTCCATTtattcacgtga
- the GPR1 gene encoding Gpr1p (weakly similar to uniprot|Q12361 Saccharomyces cerevisiae YDL035C GPR1 Plasma membrane G-protein coupled receptor that interacts with the heterotrimeric G protein alpha subunit Gpa2p and with Plc1p sensor that integrates nutritional signals with the modulation of cell fate via PKA and cAMP synthesis) translates to MPQPQNSTFLVNGEVVPPVYLNRTWNTTTVNQLLGLPGMFSTFTAPELLRLRGIAITSSSISILAAAVGFLYITGIDQRRRVFRHNLVFFLIVCDFLKALVLLIYPVVILARNDVYGMPAFYNTLGWLSAFAIEGADFAIAIFAIHFALLIFVPSWKWQNRSTGNMEGGLYRMRHSLYPVTFLVPMILASLAFVGFNTFIPVNLNDRVVLDNDSFDFSYQARKGGYKALSAWCYLPPHPVWYRICLSWGPRYFILVLIMFIYVSIYIFVSKENRKIKNQIGSFKSKDSLDIHRARDSMGKILTLQQRLLIYLKFFYRKSRIPKIMSALGNFFFLSLEDYRHEDLTERESSDQALASLRRANGDDVTARAASDLNSNYIPLSLARRNVLSSLKASNKRFSCSCPTLPRYRLQRRGGSVGNLRTACSSAGSTRRHSVNVSAFGDSVSTTNVFEPPHQLSNEEPNWNKALGVPSRVGSKNSQSGLTAYPKTNMTSSSLQATNSFERSFNFERQQNSTNLSPVRSVASNRDSSFRTAPVHLKNTTSRTLTRLNADPDDPDVIALDTNHLNGVKQNFQSETYQEFKKRRAQIQKQMRAIFIYPFSYILIWTFPLAVDVIQYRYEIVHGPVVWLEYIATFMQPLSCFVDVMVFIYRERPSRHSWASITKNELLNTYSLKGELGEQKIRELCNSELGKKGWYYRGRWTKLGCWRYKPQRWKRVAWFIYRFVKGFVKNNYDFSDNCYDATYWEAHYTGKSPSENMGSSNMRCSEALKEILDVNNTRKDSYFSGSTSEYLYENSGFVKVPLKWRILHCLPMLEGVDLDELEYQLRTSNNSGNFEIPGLNLAVNNFGKNKNEDNSNSFFKPDYNMTNTSAGGPKSPSARPQPVTAKHSSSSSSSPLHSLIYEGSGGRRRFSSAIFGDDSRNNFTNSSQDQDINEEDSSGKQLGLMDFLKG, encoded by the coding sequence ATGCCACAACCTCAGAATTCAACGTTCCTGGTGAACGGAGAGGTGGTACCGCCGGTGTACCTGAACCGAACGTGGAATACAACGACGGTGAACCAGCTGCTCGGGTTACCAGGTATGTTCTCAACATTTACTGCACCAGAACTACTGCGACTTCGAGGGATCGCAATAACATCATCGTCAATATCGATCCTGGCTGCTGCCGTAGGGTTCCTTTACATCACAGGCATTGACCAGCGGCGGCGTGTGTTTCGGCACAATCTCGTCTTTTTTCTTATAGTGTGCGATTTCCTAAAGGCACTGGTGCTTTTAATATATCCAGTAGTAATATTGGCTCGGAACGACGTTTATGGCATGCCCGCTTTTTATAACACTCTTGGCTGGCTTAGCGCCTTCGCCATCGAGGGTGCGGACTTCGCCATTGCTATATTTGCCATACATTTTGCACTGCTCATCTTTGTGCCATCATGGAAATGGCAGAATCGCTCAACAGGTAACATGGAGGGTGGCCTTTATCGCATGCGCCACTCCCTCTACCCAGTAACTTTTCTGGTGCCAATGATCTTGGCAAGCTTGGCTTTCGTTGGCTTCAACACATTTATACCGGTGAACTTGAATGATAGGGTGGTCTTAGACAACGATAGCTTTGATTTTTCTTATCAGGCCCGCAAAGGCGGTTACAAAGCACTCAGTGCATGGTGCTATCTACCACCCCATCCAGTGTGGTACAGGATATGTTTAAGCTGGGGTCCTCGTTATTTTATTTTGGTGCTAATCATGTTCATCTACGTGAGCATCTacatttttgtttccaaagaaaaccgGAAGATTAAGAACCAAATTGGGTCCTTCAAATCCAAAGACTCTCTTGATATCCACCGTGCGAGGGACAGTATGGGGAAAATACTCACATTACAACAAAGGCTACTGATTTACCTGAAGTTCTTCTACAGGAAGTCGAGAATTCCTAAAATAATGAGTGCACTAggaaacttctttttcctTTCATTAGAGGACTACCGTCACGAAGATTTGACGGAGCGCGAGTCATCAGATCAAGCTCTTGCTTCTCTCAGAAGAGCGAATGGCGATGATGTTACGGCCCGAGCTGCATCGGACCTAAACTCGAATTATATTCCATTGAGCCTTGCGCGTCGCAACGTATTATCTTCAttaaaagcttcaaacaaACGCTTTAGTTGCTCGTGTCCTACCCTCCCCAGATATCGGCTGCAAAGACGCGGTGGCTCGGTGGGTAATCTTAGAACAGCATGCTCAAGTGCAGgctcaacaagaaggcATTCAGTGAATGTTTCTGCTTTTGGCGATTCAGTCTCAACGACAAACGTATTTGAGCCGCCGCACCAACTCTCAAACGAAGAACCAAATTGGAATAAAGCTTTAGGAGTTCCAAGCAGAGTTGGCTCGAAAAACTCACAAAGTGGGCTAACAGCATATCCAAAAACCAATATGACCTCATCATCGCTTCAAGCAACCAACAGTTTTGAACGCAGCTTTAACTTCGAAAGACAACAAAATTCCACGAACCTTTCACCTGTTAGATCGGTTGCTTCAAACCGTGATAGTTCTTTTAGGACGGCACCAGTGCACTTAAAAAATACTACAAGTCGGACACTCACACGTCTGAATGCAGACCCTGACGATCCTGACGTGATTGCCCTTGATACCAACCATCTTAATGGTGTCAAGCAGAACTTTCAATCTGAAACTTATCaggagttcaaaaagcgcaggGCTcagattcaaaagcaaaTGAGGGCAATATTCATTTATCCATTCTCCTATATTCTGATTTGGACATTTCCGCTGGCCGTAGATGTCATTCAGTACCGTTATGAAATAGTGCATGGTCCAGTTGTATGGCTTGAATACATTGCCACTTTCATGCAACCACTAAGTTGCTTCGTGGATGTTATGGTGTTTATTTACAGGGAAAGACCTTCGCGACATTCTTGGGCTTCAATAACAAaaaatgagcttttgaataCTTACTCGCTGAAAGGGGAATTAGGTGAGCAAAAAATTCGCGAGCTTTGCAACAGCGAGCTGGGGAAAAAGGGATGGTATTATCGTGGAAGATGGACAAAGCTCGGGTGTTGGAGGTATAAACCTCAGAGGTGGAAGCGCGTTGCATGGTTCATCTACCGTTTTGTAAAAGGGtttgtcaaaaataatTACGATTTCAGCGACAATTGCTATGATGCCACTTATTGGGAGGCTCATTATACAGGCAAAAGTCCTTCCGAGAATATGGGCAGCTCTAATATGCGCTGTtctgaagctttgaaagaaatttTGGATGTCAACAATACTAGAAAGGACTCTTATTTCTCTGGTTCGACTAGCGAGTATCTTTACGAGAATTCTGGCTTCGTGAAAGTGCCATTAAAGTGGCGAATTTTGCACTGTTTGCCTATGCTGGAGGGCGTTGATCTTGATGAACTCGAGTATCAGCTGCGGACCTCTAATAACAGCGGCAACTTCGAAATTCCGGGCTTGAATCTTGCTGTTAACAACTTTGGtaagaacaaaaacgagGATAACTCAAACTCCTTTTTTAAGCCGGACTACAACATGACCAATACCTCTGCTGGGGGCCCAAAATCTCCGTCAGCAAGACCACAACCTGTCACCGCGAAGCacagttcttcttcatcgtcttcgCCGTTACACAGCCTTATTTATGAGGGATCTGGTGGCAGGAGAAGATTCTCATCAGCTATATTTGGGGACGACTCTCGAAATAATTTTACAAATTCTAGTCAAGATCAAGATATCAACGAGGAAGACTCTTCAGGCAAACAACTGGGCTTAATGGACTTTTTAAAGGGCTAA
- the MET22 gene encoding 3'(2'),5'-bisphosphate nucleotidase (similar to uniprot|P32179 Saccharomyces cerevisiae YOL064C MET22 Bisphosphate-3'-nucleotidase involved in salt tolerance and methionine biogenesis dephosphorylates 3'-phosphoadenosine-5'-phosphate and 3'- phosphoadenosine-5'-phosphosulfate intermediates of the sulfate assimilation pathway) encodes MPFEKELFVATQAVRKAALLTKRIQAQVIADRKSTITKTDSSPVTVGDYSAQAIIINAIKANFPEDEIVGEEESKGLNDEFVGQILREIEATEAPFKELFGEYDSVRAGMQFRSREYPLTSLADVRRVIDLGSSEGGRKTRFWCLDPIDGTKGFLRGEQYAVCLALVVGGVVQLGCIACPNLELANYGGKDSDPEAAHRLGYVFRAVRGHGAFFAPTAVDFSWHPLPVRSLSSTRDMVSLEGVEKGHSAHSAQDAVKEELGISRALHLDSQVKYCLLALGLGDVYLRLPISLSYREKIWDHAAGNALVAETGGQHTDSIEGVPLDFGNGRTLATKGVIASSGTKLVHQMIVDSSSKAINK; translated from the coding sequence ATGCCATTcgagaaagagctcttcgttGCTACACAAGCGGTGCGCAAAGCCGCACTACTAACTAAGCGGATTCAGGCGCAAGTGATCGCAGACAGGAAATCGACTATCACCAAGACCGACAGCTCGCCTGTGACAGTAGGGGACTACTCGGCACAAGCCATCATCATCAATGCGATCAAGGCCAATTTCCCCGAAGATGAGATCGTGGGCGAAGAAGAATCCAAGGGCCTGAACGACGAGTTCGTCGGGCAAATTTTGCGTGAGATCGAAGCAACAGAAGCTCCTTTCAAGGAGCTGTTCGGCGAATACGACTCGGTACGTGCAGGAATGCAATTCCGGAGCCGCGAGTATCCGCTCACGTCGCTGGCAGACGTACGCCGCGTGATCGATCTGGGCAGCAGCGAAGGTGGTCGTAAAACCCGTTTTTGGTGCCTGGACCCTATCGACGGCACAAAGGGTTTCTTGCGTGGAGAGCAGTATGCTGTATGTCTTGCGCTTGTCGTGGGCGGGGTCGTGCAGCTCGGCTGCATCGCATGCCCCAACCTGGAGCTCGCCAACTATGGTGGGAAGGATTCCGATCCAGAAGCCGCGCACCGCTTAGGATATGTTTTCCGCGCTGTACGTGGACACGGGGCCTTCTTCGCGCCAACAGCTGTGGACTTTTCCTGGCATCCGCTGCCAGTTCGGTCGCTTTCCTCAACGCGCGACATGGTTTCACTCGAAGGCGTCGAAAAGGGCCACTCCGCTCACTCTGCTCAGGACGCCGTAAAAGAGGAGCTGGGAATCTCTCGCGCGCTGCACCTTGACTCTCAAGTGAAGTACTGCTTGCTCGCACTCGGCCTTGGCGACGTCTACCTGCGCCTTCCTATCAGCTTGTCTTATCGCGAAAAGATTTGGGATCACGCTGCTGGCAACGCTCTAGTCGCCGAAACTGGCGGCCAGCATACAGACAGCATCGAAGGCGTTCCGCTGGATTTCGGCAACGGCAGAACTCTGGCTACTAAGGGTGTCATCGCCTCCAGTGGCACCAAGCTTGTCCATCAGATGATCGTCGACTCATCGTCAAAAGCGATCAATAAGTAG
- the SLM3 gene encoding tRNA-5-taurinomethyluridine 2-sulfurtransferase (similar to uniprot|Q12093 Saccharomyces cerevisiae YDL033C SLM3 Mitochondrial protein with a potential role in protein synthesis the bacterial homolog is responsible for the 2-thiolation of mnm5s2U34 in tRNALys tRNAGlu and tRNAGln) — protein MACLKPFEQLAKFAASQCRQVPGYQPMKLPSKFDNIVIAMSSGVDSSVAAAMFSGFPNACGIYMQNWTETRSEREPCHERDWKDVQKVGAHLNLPVEKVNFEQDYWLDVFEPMLRDYEQGVTPNPDIGCNRFIKFGKLRAHLDASLGTGNYWLVTGHYSRVLQTESKALGLNSWHLLRAFYAPKDQSYYLSQVPSAALPALCLPMGVLTKPEVREMAHDLRLPTAHKPDSQGICFVANSQHGKISRFLEQYIPSHAGEIITLDPITGERTEWGRHTGLWNYTIGQKVGISMPQGDPRYQGAWFVADKRVDTNEIVICKGRDNPSLYKNRVVLKDFSPLGNLNDVQEAVKNNLAGGAIHIQYRSLQEPAKVSRCCWETTEAGESRLVMTLEQKQRAMAPGQYCTIYHKERILGSGTILASDAVEANK, from the coding sequence ATGGCATGCCTTAAACCCTTCGAGCAGCTCGCGAAGTTTGCAGCAAGCCAATGCCGTCAAGTGCCAGGATATCAGCCGATGAAACTACCCAGCAAATTTGACAACATAGTGATTGCGATGTCATCTGGTGTTGACTCTTCGGTAGCCGCTGCTATGTTTTCTGGCTTTCCAAATGCGTGCGGAATCTATATGCAAAACTGGACAGAAACAAGATCTGAACGGGAACCATGCCATGAACGAGACTGGAAGGATGTACAGAAAGTGGGAGCACATCTGAATCTGCCGGTTGAAAAAGTCAACTTTGAGCAGGACTACTGGCTAGATGTTTTCGAGCCTATGTTGCGCGATTATGAGCAAGGCGTTACACCTAACCCCGATATCGGGTGCAACCGATTTATAAAGTTCGGAAAGCTACGGGCACATCTTGATGCCTCGCTAGGGACTGGTAACTACTGGCTAGTCACAGGCCATTACTCGCGTGTGCTTCAAACCGAGTCGAAAGCTTTGGGCCTTAACTCGTGGCACTTGCTACGTGCGTTTTACGCGCCCAAAGATCAAAGCTATTACCTTTCACAAGTGCCGTCTGCAGCATTACCGGCACTGTGCTTGCCAATGGGAGTGTTGACAAAGCCTGAAGTTCGTGAGATGGCCCATGATTTAAGGCTTCCCACTGCACATAAGCCAGATTCACAAGGAATATGTTTTGTTGCCAACTCACAACATGGGAAGATCAGCCGATTTTTAGAGCAGTATATTCCTAGCCATGCTGGCGAGATAATCACGCTGGACCCGATAACAGGCGAGCGCACGGAATGGGGCCGCCATACGGGTCTTTGGAACTATACCATTGGCCAGAAAGTCGGGATTTCTATGCCCCAGGGCGATCCGCGCTACCAAGGTGCTTGGTTTGTTGCAGACAAACGCGTAGACACAAACGAAATTGTGATTTGCAAAGGCCGCGACAATCCTTCTTTATACAAAAACCGAGTTGttctcaaagacttctcACCTCTCGGCAACTTGAACGATGTGCAAGAAGCGGTTAAAAATAATCTCGCCGGCGGGGCAATACACATTCAATACCGCTCTCTTCAGGAGCCAGCGAAGGTTTCAAGATGTTGCTGGGAGACCACTGAGGCGGGTGAGTCGCGGCTCGTTATGACCTtagaacaaaaacagaggGCCATGGCGCCCGGCCAATACTGTACCATATACCACAAGGAAAGAATATTGGGAAGCGGCACAATCCTAGCTTCCGATGCAGTGGAAGCGAATAAGTAA
- the DBP10 gene encoding ATP-dependent RNA helicase DBP10 (highly similar to uniprot|Q12389 Saccharomyces cerevisiae YDL031W DBP10 Essential protein involved in ribosome biogenesis putative ATP-dependent RNA helicase of the DEAD-box protein family), translating to MVKAVAKRSRQQSALSDDEDVDIAGNIALDSSDSSSSSDNDDDGSEDEAGDVQDIIEFSDEDEEEARAKAAPQKKKKNAHEGGFPALELSDNEDHDDGKDGADDVTEYFSTNNPEAAKHKKGSFASFGLSKFIVSNIAKKGFRQPTPIQRKTIPLILQKRDIVGMARTGSGKTAAFVLPMIEKLKGHSAKIGARAVILSPSRELAMQTHKVFREFSRGSDLRSVLLTGGESLEEQFGLMMSNPDVVIATPGRFLHLKVEMNLDLKSVEYLVFDEADRLFEMGFEEQLSELLAALPVARQTLLFSATLPSSLVNFAKAGLTNPVLVRLDAETKVSENLEMLFLSSKNEEREANLLYLLQEAMKIPVATEEQLLEYKAKVKNSYDSDDSDEDAKAKAKKQRKSAIRKKLPSANELPSEHATIVFVPTRHHVEYISQLLKDCGYLVSYLYGTLDQHARRQQLFNFRAGLTTILVVTDVAARGVDIPLLANVVNYSLPASSKIFVHRVGRTARAGNKGFAYSIVSENELPYLLDLELFLGKKILLTPMFEATTELLKSKWIAEGNSELTFNPPKVSYTNRMVLGACPRLDLETCGDLFKNLTQSSFDLQQLKGVAAKAEKLYFRTRPPASSQSMKRSKEVIASGWDEQNLRFGKNIEKEKLDFLAKLQNRNNKETVFEFARNQDDEMSLLMKKRRIQIAPIQRRAKERKELLEKERMAGLRHTVEDEILKGDENEVGYSVPEEVLHREFQDADELLGAQSKSKRPKSFRDPAFFLSHYAPASEIQDKQLEVTNGFTNEAANATFDLHNDDKVQNHKQVATTKWDKKRQKYVNTQGLDNKKYIMGESGHKIPASFRSGKFDEWSKARKLGPLKVGAKESSTTAKMLSNPTAEGQRSIGGRFKHNKVRAPKLPDKHRDDYHVQKKKVEKAVSSGIPVKGYNAPGMKSEMRSTQQIYKERVAKEKKRAKNARPAKKRKF from the coding sequence ATGGTGAAAGCAGTCGCAAAAAGGTCGAGGCAGCAGTCTGCTCTctcggacgacgaggatgTTGATATCGCCGGCAACATTGCACTGGACAGCAGTGATAGTAGCTCTAGCTCAGACAACGATGACGATGGatctgaagatgaagcagGCGACGTACAAGATATTATAGAGTTCagcgatgaagatgaggaggaAGCGCGCGCCAAAGCGGCACcccagaagaagaagaaaaatgctCACGAAGGTGGGTTCCCAGCCTTGGAGCTGTCAGACAACGAGGACCACGATGATGGCAAAGATGGTGCCGATGACGTTACAGAGTACTTTTCTACAAATAATCCTGAGGCAGCTAAACATAAGAAGGGTTCTTTCGCAAGCTTCGGCCTTTCTAAGTTTATCGTCTCCAATATAGCCAAGAAAGGCTTCCGCCAGCCCACCCCGATTCAACGTAAGACCATTCCGCTTATTTTGCAGAAGAGAGATATCGTCGGGATGGCCAGAACTGGTTCTGGTAAGACTGCAGCATTTGTATTGCCCAtgattgagaagctgaagGGCCATTCAGCCAAGATTGGGGCCAGAGCTGTTATCCTTTCGCCTTCCAGAGAGCTGGCCATGCAGACTCACAAGGTCTTCCGTGAGTTTTCACGCGGATCGGACTTGCGGAGTGTTCTTTTGACTGGTGGTGAGTCTTTGGAGGAGCAGTTTGGTCTCATGATGTCGAACCCTGATGTCGTGATAGCTACACCTGGTCGTTTTCTCCATCTTAAGGTGGAAATGAACCTTGATCTCAAGTCTGTGGAATATCttgttttcgatgaagCTGATAGGCTGTTTGAAATGggttttgaagagcagctgaGCGAATTGTTAGCTGCTCTTCCCGTGGCTAGGCAAACCCTTCTGTTTTCTGCCACGTTGCCAAGCTCTCTGGTAAACTTTGCCAAGGCCGGGCTAACGAATCCTGTGCTGGTGAGATTAGACgctgaaacaaaagtgTCAGAGAACTTGGAAATGCTGTTTTTATCATCCAAGaatgaagaaagagaagcaaacCTTCTgtatcttcttcaagaagcaatgAAAATTCCAGTGGCTACAGAAGAGCAGCTCCTAGAATACAAAGCAAAGGTCAAGAATAGCTATGACAGTGATGACAGCGATGAGGATGCTAAGGCTAAGGCTAAGAAACAGAGAAAATCTGCAATCCGCAAGAAACTTCCCTCCGCCAACGAGCTTCCATCAGAGCATGCCACAATTGTTTTTGTGCCCACAAGGCATCACGTTGAGTACATCTCccagctcttgaaagactGCGGCTACTTGGTATCCTACCTATATGGTACGCTAGATCAGCATGCTCGTCGTCAGCAGCTTTTTAACTTCCGGGCAGGTCTCACCACCATATTGGTGGTTACGGATGTCGCAGCCAGAGGTGTGGATATTCCTTTGCTTGCAAATGTGGTCAACTATTCACTTCCTGCGTCCTCTAAGATTTTCGTTCACCGTGTTGGTAGAACTGCAAGAGCAGGTAACAAGGGTTTTGCTTACTCAATTGTTTCCGAGAATGAACTACCATATCTGCTGGACTTGGAGCTGTTTTTGGGGAAAAAGATCCTGCTAACACCAATGTTTGAGGCAACAACTGAACTGCTCAAGTCAAAGTGGATTGCTGAGGGGAACTCAGAGCTGACTTTCAATCCTCCTAAGGTCTCTTACACTAACCGGATGGTTTTAGGGGCTTGCCCAAGACTCGACTTAGAGACCTGTGGagatcttttcaagaatttgacACAGTCCAGTTTCGACTTACAGCAACTGAAGGGCGTGGCCGCTAAAGCCGAGAAGCTGTATTTCCGCACCCGGCCACCTGCTTCATCCCAATCAATGAAGAGGTCTAAGGAAGTCATTGCTTCCGGCTGGGATGAGCAAAACTTAAGATTTGGCAAAAATatcgagaaagagaaacttgaCTTCCTTGCCAAGCTTCAGAATAGAAATAACAAAGAAACtgtctttgaatttgctAGAAACCAAGACGATGAGATGTCATTACTAATGAAGAAACGGCGGATTCAAATTGCGCCTATTCAACGCCGGGCGAAGGAGAGAAAGGAACTTCTAGAAAAGGAAAGAATGGCCGGCTTGAGGCATAcagttgaagatgagattttgaagggtGACGAGAACGAGGTTGGTTATTCTGTTCCTGAAGAAGTCTTGCACCGtgagtttcaagatgcaGACGAATTATTGGGCGCACAAAGTAAAAGTAAGAGGCCAAAATCCTTTAGGGATCCcgcatttttcttgtcgCACTACGCTCCTGCTAGCGAGATTCAAGATAAACAGTTGGAGGTCACAAACGGTTTCACCAATGAAGCTGCGAACGCGACGTTCGATTTGCACAATGATGACAAGGTTCAAAACCACAAGCAAGTTGCAACCACCAAGTGGGACAAGAAGAGACAGAAGTACGTCAACACTCAAGGCCttgacaacaaaaagtACATCATGGGAGAGAGCGGCCACAAAATACCTGCAAGCTTCCGATCTGGTAAGTTTGACGAGTGGTCTAAAGCCAGGAAGCTTGGGCCACTCAAGGTGGGTGCTAAGGAGTCAAGTACCACTGCTAAGATGCTAAGCAACCCAACCGCGGAAGGACAGCGCTCAATCGGAGGAAGATTCAAACATAATAAGGTCAGAGCTCCTAAGCTACCAGATAAGCACAGAGATGACTACCATgtccaaaagaagaaggttgAAAAGGCTGTCAGTAGCGGCATCCCGGTGAAGGGTTACAACGCCCCAGGTATGAAGAGTGAAATGAGATCCACCCAACAAATCTACAAGGAGAGAGTTgctaaagaaaaaaagcgcGCTAAAAATGCTCGCCCAGCTAAAAAGAGAAAGTTTTAA